The Actinomycetota bacterium genomic interval GCCGCGGGAACGGGGGCGGGTGCGCTCTGCCGGCGGCGCAGGAACTGGATACCGAGAACGGCGGCGACCGCGGCGGCGGCGATCAGGATGGGGCGCAGGGTGAGGGCCCAGGGCCAGGCCGGGCCGGCCAGCTGGGGGCGGGTGGGGTACTGCAGGGTCTTGGCCACCCAGCCGGCGGTGGCGACGTCCCGGGTGCGCGCGATGTCGCGCAGCGCGCCGTCGAAGGCGAAGCCGGGCTGGTCGTGGAGATAGACCGGGGTCAGCCGCTCGGGCACCGCCAGCCCGCCGGCGGTGGCCCGCCGGGCCGCGTCGGCGCCGGGCACCAGCAGCCGGTCCAGCCCGGGCGCGGCGGTGGTCAGGTCGGCGCGGGGGATGAAGGTGAGGTCGTGCCGGGACCGGATCGGCTGGCCGTCGGTGGTCACCGCCAGCGGGCGGGCCAGGTACGACAGCTCGGTGTAGGGCCGGAACGCCGAGGCCAGCTCGGTCTCGGTGACTCCGTCGGTGAGCAGGACCCCCATGGTGGAGCGGTCCCAGCGGTAGCCGGCGCTGAGCAACCCGACCAGGTCGGTGGGCGCCGGCCGGAACCGCTGGATCGGTGTCGGGCCGCCGGGCGAGTAGGCCGGCCAGCGCACCGCCTGGGCCGCCTGCTCCGCGGCGGCCGGGCCGACCATGCGCTCGATGACCCGCAGAGCGCCGTCGACCCCGGACAGCACCCCGGCGGTGGTGATGAGGTCGCCGTCGTCGATGTAGGTGACCCCGTCCTGCCAGTCCTCCTGCGGGTAGTCGCGGCGGAGCCCGATCAGGCCGAGCCAGTGCGAGGTCGCGGGCCGGCCATCCAGCAGGCCGGCCTCGGCCAGCACTTGGGCGCCGACGCACACGCTCACCAGCAGCGGATCGCCCTGGGCGCGCTGCCGCTGCAGCCAGGCGATGACCGGGGCGATGCTCGGCGGCAGCCCGGAGGCCACCTCGCTCAGCTGGGGGACCACGATCACCTCGGGGCCGGCGGGCAGCCGCTGGTCCAGCTGGGCGAGGCTGAGGTCGGGAACCAGGTCCAGGTTGCCGGTCAGCGGCACCGGCTGGCGCTCCGGGGCGACGGTGTAGAGGTTGAACGCCCCGGTGGCCGCGAACACCTCGTAGGGGGCGAGCACGTCGGCGGCGTTGGCCCCCTCCGGCCCGAGCAGGATCACCGCCGTCGGCTTGCCCGGGTCATGGGTCGGCGCCGCAGCACTGTCGACCGGGGCGGGCGGCGCGCCGGGGCCGCGGGGGGTGTAGACCTCACCCCTGGCCCGCGCGATCCCGACCGCGGCCACCGCGCCGGGCACCACCAACGCCACGACCACCGTCGCAGCCACCCGACGTGCCCTGCGCCACCTCGTCATGACCTACCTCCAGCTCGCACGTTGCCGCCGGCCAGGCTAGGAGGCGGCGGCGACGGTGTCTTGAACGGAATTCACCTGCCACGCGCGCCCCTGGGCCAGGAACTGGGTCGGGGTGGTGCCGGTGAACTGGTGGAACTCGCGGACCAGGTGCGCCTGGTCGGCATAGCCGGCCTCGCGGGCGACCTGCCCCCAGTCCAGCGGCCGGCGGCCGTCCAGGCGCCGCCATACGCCGTCGAAGCGGACCAGCCGGGCCGCGGTCTTGGGCCGCAGCCCGATCTGCTGGCGGAACTTGGTGATCAGGTGCTTGTGGCTCCAGCCCACCTCGCCGGCGATCCGGCCGACCGGCACCGCTCCACCGGTCGCGACCAGCCGCCCCCAGGCCCAGCCGACCTCGGGCGAGGGCCGCGGCCCTTCCTCAAGCTGCCGCAGCAGGAACTGGTCCGCCAGCGCGAACCGCTGCCGCCAGCTCGGGGCCTCGCGGAGCTGCTCGGTCAGCCGCCGGCCGTCGGCGCCGAGCACCTCGACCAGGTCGACGATCCGGCCGCTGAGCTGGTCCATGGGCAGGCCCAGGAGCCGGTAGGCGCCCAACGGCGCCAGCAGCACCTCCAGGTACGACGGGGCGCACTCGCCCTCCAGGACCGTGAACGAGTCGTGGGCGCCCATGACGAAGGCCGGGGGACGATGCGGCCAGTCGACCAGCTTCACGACCAGGGGCACCGAGGTGGTCGCGGGCACGACGAGATGCCGCGGAGCGGTGGTCTCGGTGAAGCCCACGTACCCGCGCGGGAGCAGGCGCCGCAGCTGGGCCTGCGGGGTGGCGGCCAGCCGTGGCCGCCTGACCCGCTCAGGCGCTGCGGTCGACGATGTCGTACCCATGGTCGTTGATCCTGCGGCCAGGGGCCGGCTGGGGCATCACCCATCGGTGGTGCCGGGGTGGGATCTTCGCCGCGGCTCGGGCGACCGCCGCCCGACTACAATGGGCCGCCAAGGAGAGTTCCTCATGGCTGAGCCGTCCACGACGACGCCGGTGGAGGCCGAGCGGGACCGCCTGCTGGCGACCAAGCTGCACGTCCCCCGCCC includes:
- a CDS encoding helix-turn-helix domain-containing protein, producing the protein MGTTSSTAAPERVRRPRLAATPQAQLRRLLPRGYVGFTETTAPRHLVVPATTSVPLVVKLVDWPHRPPAFVMGAHDSFTVLEGECAPSYLEVLLAPLGAYRLLGLPMDQLSGRIVDLVEVLGADGRRLTEQLREAPSWRQRFALADQFLLRQLEEGPRPSPEVGWAWGRLVATGGAVPVGRIAGEVGWSHKHLITKFRQQIGLRPKTAARLVRFDGVWRRLDGRRPLDWGQVAREAGYADQAHLVREFHQFTGTTPTQFLAQGRAWQVNSVQDTVAAAS
- a CDS encoding DJ-1/PfpI family protein, whose amino-acid sequence is MAATVVVALVVPGAVAAVGIARARGEVYTPRGPGAPPAPVDSAAAPTHDPGKPTAVILLGPEGANAADVLAPYEVFAATGAFNLYTVAPERQPVPLTGNLDLVPDLSLAQLDQRLPAGPEVIVVPQLSEVASGLPPSIAPVIAWLQRQRAQGDPLLVSVCVGAQVLAEAGLLDGRPATSHWLGLIGLRRDYPQEDWQDGVTYIDDGDLITTAGVLSGVDGALRVIERMVGPAAAEQAAQAVRWPAYSPGGPTPIQRFRPAPTDLVGLLSAGYRWDRSTMGVLLTDGVTETELASAFRPYTELSYLARPLAVTTDGQPIRSRHDLTFIPRADLTTAAPGLDRLLVPGADAARRATAGGLAVPERLTPVYLHDQPGFAFDGALRDIARTRDVATAGWVAKTLQYPTRPQLAGPAWPWALTLRPILIAAAAVAAVLGIQFLRRRQSAPAPVPAAPARRHGGDHAAAHSTRPTDASRVLPV